The window CGAGCACGGAGCGGGGCGGCGAGAATGGGGAGATGTGACGAGCGAAGGgaggaggggaagaagaagcttCCGGACCTACGGGTGGGTTGGCGAAGATACCGTCTGTTGGTCTGGGCCGCAGTGTTGTGAGATTGGGCCGACCGTCTGTGCTgaccagggttcaccaaaccggtggaaccggtccggtttgaccggtttgggccggttCCAAACcgacccaaattcaaaattcaaaattgaatttaaaaaaataaaaaaaaatcaaaaaaattttctaaaaatatttcaagatgcaacgaatctaatggtgtcaaattttctcaaaaattcgttcatttagtatagtttgcggggatttgaagttaaacaaaaaaatgtgcatacaaaagtatacaaatacaatgtaaaaatagtataaaagagggttggagggtttatttaggctaaaacatgttacacaaatatttatttagtatactttgcgggcatttgaatttaaaccaaaaaagaaaaaaaaattaaatttgaccggttaccagtcaaaccgactggtaaaccggtcaaaccggccggtatatcGGTACGAACCGTTTGCACAGagaattttaaattaaaatttgacttcgaccggtttggaccggttaccggccaaaccggtccggtatactGGTACAAGAACCCGCCGGTTTGGCCGAACCGATCGGTAACGTAAACCCTGGTGCTGACTCATATGCCCATCACTACTCATTTCTTTCTAATACTGTCATTTAGTCCAAAGCAAGAGCAAAAGGcctgtagcctagtggttacatAAGCCTCGGTAGCATCTCAGGTCCTAAGTTCGAATGTGAGCGAATATTCTAGAATTTAACAGcgttgtgctttcagtggtaggcgacgttcccgtcaATAGCGAGGCTGGTGTGGCTTTTGTCAaactcgaggatttgccggctcagtcttcaaagatgctcataggagtagggtttgcgtacgtgtgtttaTAAAAGTGAGTGAGCGTGCGTTATAAGTATCTGAGTTGTACtatgtaatctcaaaaaaataaGTCTAAACAAAACGAGTCTTCTTCCAGACGTCTCTTGTTCCCCATCTATAGAAGATCAAAAAAACAAATCTAAAACAAGAGGAGCCTTCTTCCAGACGTCTCTCGTTCCCCATCTACAATAGATCAAGGCGAACCAGCGGTGATTCAATTCCCGGCATCGATTTAGTCGGCTTCTATTTGGCTCCGATGACCGCTCCAGCAGCGTTGGAGGTGAAGGAAAGCTGTGGAATCGATGGCTGACGCACATTCCTACCTCTATTAGCCTAGGTTAGGGTTTGACTACTCCGAATCAAGGTCGTTGGTTCAGAGTTTATGTTCGTGCACCTCTTCCGCACCGACAGCGCCGACTTCAGCTTCGTCTCCAGTGACGGGACGTCCGGGGAGGATCCGTTTTCTGCGGTCTTGAAGGGGTATGTTATCTTACCAATCTGCGAAATCGGGTTGGTTGTTTGTCTCACCTCCTCTGGTGGTTTACATCCTCTTCGGGGTTCCTGTTGTCCAGCGAGCCGGGGTCGTCGACTAAGGCGCCAGACCCCCTGTTTTCGGCAATGTGATGGCCGACAGCCATCTCCTCTAGCCTGTTCGTTCATCATCTTCAAGGCGCATTGGTTCTCTGATGTGTTGCTCACGGTGCCTTtcaaacttcttttccttcatTGAAGTGGTGGTCGGCTTTATGGATGGCTCCGATCCTTGGCGACGAGGAAGATTGGGGATTCTTACAAAGACCTAGATGTAATTTCAGTTTCTTTCAGAGTTGTCTTTGTAAGTGGGGTTGTAAACTATCAGCTTTAATGGGAATGATATTCCCGGTTCCTCTAAAAAAACTCAATTTTCTAGGATGTATTTTCTATTAAAAAAATGAGACGCAGGGAGTACAAGAGCATCTTCACGAGGCTTTAGTTAAATTCTTATTTAGCTAGTCATTTATCTATGATATCTTCTCTATATCTTTGCTTTCTCCAATAGACTAGCTAAATCTCCATTTTCATATCCAACTCACCTCTCTCCAATTCATTGACGCATGGGTCCCAATCATCTACTCCCCTCCTCATACTTCCATCCATGGCGAGCAGCAGTAGGTCCCATCCATGGTGAGGAAGCTCGGtgtcgccctccgccgcggagcCCGCGCCACCCTTCACCGGATCAGAGCGGCGCATCGTGGTCGTCGTCGTTCTCTGGGTCGGCATCGGAGCAGAGCATGCCTCCTCGACGGCCCTCCATCGTGGAGCCCGCGCCGCCCTTTGCCGGATCCACACCTTCCACCGGACCCGCAGGAGGGGACCAGCGGGAATAGGGAGGGGGGTGATAGTGAGCCTAGCTGGATCACGAAAGATGCCGAGTCAGGGCATCATTTTTCCAAGCCGGATATCGAGCGGGGAAGTATAACTAGATTGTTGGATGCAAGTTTTTagaatttttgtaaaaaattgcCTATCCAAAAGTTTTTACAGTTTTTTTGGAGATATTCTTAGTTACTCTAGAGTGTACGCATTATTAAGTCTTCCCTAACTAACATTCAAAACTCCCTAAAAAAACTGACATTCAAAACTAAATTTTGTGTCAACCAAAAAAATTTGGTACTTGCGTAAGTTTGGATCAATTCGCAGACCCATACGCTGCGCGCGCCGTCACGAACATTTTCGAAAATCGAAATCATAATCCATCGCCGAAACAAGAAAGTTTTTCCATTGACGCAAACCCACTCCCGCCGTTTCATTTTCACCACCAAAGCCGCCAAGCTGGCGTGGTCGCGAACGAAACCGAGAACCACCTTGACACACCGACCTgtgggcccgtagatcctcCGCGACCCGACGCCAGCCAATAGGAGCCCACCTCCACCCATCACGCGGATCGCCACCCCGCATCGGCCTCATCCGCGCCGTCCATCCCCATCCGACGCCTCCCCGTCCACGCGCCCCTCCCCCCGAAAAATTCCCGGCTGCCGCTTCCTCCTCCACTCCCCACCTACAAGTACCCGCCCCGCCCCATCGCCTCACCTCACTCCCAAATTCTCCAAGCAAATAAAATCCTCCCCCAAATCCCGCGCCCtttctccctcgccgccggctcgccgTCCTCCGCACCCGCCGAGCTCCCCGATGGCCCGCACGAAGCAGACGGCGCGCAAGTCGACGGGCGGCAAGGCCCCGAGGAAGCAGCTGGCGACCAAGGCGGCGCGCAAGTCGGCCCCGGCGACGGGCGGCGTGAAGAAGCCCCACCGCTTCCGCCCCGGCACCGTCGCGCTCCGCGAGATCCGCAAGTACCAGAAGAGCACGGAGCTGCTCATCCGCAAGCTCCCCTTCCAGCGCCTCGTCCGGGAGATCGCGCAGGACTTCAAGACCGACCTCCGCTTCCagtcctccgccgtcgccgcgctgcaGGAGGCCGCCGAGGCCTACCTCGTCGGGCTCTTCGAGGACACCAACCTCTGCGCCATCCACGCCAAGCGCGTCACCATCATGCCCAAGGACATCCAGCTCGCGCGCCGCATCAGGGGCGAGAGGGCCTGAGCGGGCCCACTGCCTTCCTCGCCCTTGTCGATCCCTTCTTCTCGTGCTGTCTGCTTGTAGGATCTGTGCTTCTCTTGGGTTCCTTCTGATGGCATGTTAGTAGTACTAGTATCGTCGTTGTGGTTGTGTTCGTAGTGCCAGGAGCTGTGTTCGGTCGCTGGGTGACCTGCTTGTTTATTATCTTGCACTGATGCAGCTGCTGTAATGGTGGTCTGTTACCTTAATCTAAGGGAAATGAATTGTGCTTCTCAAGTCTCAGCTGAAATTTTCTCCCCTCCCATCAGTATTGTACTATTGTAAATTTTGATTCTGGCCACTCGGCTTCTGTGCTGTAGTTAGAATTGTGATTGCTTTCCTTTTGGATTTCTCTTCTGTACTTTTGTGCTAGGACATCTAGGTCGACGTCATTGTGAATTTGTGTGGTATGTCACGAACTCAGCAAGCAGAAGTTCGCCCAGTTTAAATTTCAGGTAACCAATATCTGTAAGACACCATTTTAGGATTTCCAGgccattttttttagataatggaaatgAGTTCCTCAGATTACATCAGCTGACCTTGTATCAATCTAATCTCATCAGCATGTTCGCTGTTACACTGTTCACCAGCTCTAAGTGATTTCTTCGATGTGCATTGTGATCCTGAAGTTTTGGGTAGATTTTGGTTTTACATGGTTCCAGACGTTCCAGATTCATTGTCACCATCTTGGATTCTTTTATTGAGGTattactaattttatttatgtcAGCATCCTGATTTGTTTTTTCAGGCATTACAATTTTTATATTGTACTCATGCTGTGCTGTATGTTTCGGATTTAGAAGACAGCAGTTTTCTCAAGTTATATTTCATCTGCACTGTTTTCAAATCTCAACAAAAGAAATGGCCATTCTGGCAACCAATGACCGGAAGAAACCATCATTTCGCGAGTTTCTGCATATACAACTGATTTATTCAGAATTGTAGTCCTGTGCAAAATAACTGTAAATCAACATGTGCACATATACAAAGCTGGCAGCATCACAAGTATAGAACATGAATCTCCTCATCAAAGGATAGGATCAGAACAAGGCAACGTAAAACATTTATACAGTTAGGTTTGTGACATCCATAACTAGGAGCAGCTAAGACTATACACTAATCTAGTAATCtagcaaaaaaaaacttcaaaTACATGGTCAGTCTACTACCTACAAGGCTACAATGGCATGCTACATATTCTACCCCTTTGCTCCTCCTAAGAATTGTACAGAGTGATCGCAGTTTGTTACAAAGATGTATGCTCCTCCATGCCTTGCATACATATGTGAATGCACCCATGTAAGCGTCTGTTGCAAGTAGTCTGAAATCGCTACTCAGATTACATCCGAATTTAAGATGCCAATTGCTGATTGATGCACATAATCTGTCTGAATTTCAGAAACCAGCCAGATATCAGACTCCATTTCTGCAAGCTGCGTGAGTCATGACTTGCTTCACAAATTGAAAGGCAAATGCATGTTTACGTTAGTGCCTAAAAGTCACTGACTGATAGATAGCCAATATTATCCTGAAGAGGCGGTGAGTCGATTCCATCATAAGTTCATAACAGGTATTTACTGCAACTACAAGCAAAAATATTAATATGGAAAACAAACAGAGTAAACCAACAAGGCAACAAGTAATTTTGTCTCCTGTTAACTACTGCTTGACCAAGAAAGATGTTACGGAGGCCAATAGTGATGAAAGCATAGTTGACTCAAACAGAAAAAGGCAAGGAAATAAACAACTGCACATCATATACTCCCTTCATCCCAAAAAGAATGTAAATCTCATTTCTCGAGGAGTCAAATAATattaattttgaccaaatttgtaTAAAAAGTTATTAATATTTATGTATCCAAATATAtttagtatgaaaatatatGATTAGTCTAATAATATTTAGTTTGTAATATAAATAGTAatactattttatataaattcggTCAAACCTGAAATTGTTTGATTTCTCAAAAAGCAagagttgcattctttttgagacggagggagtacctgCTGATTATGTTAGCTTTAGCTTGATGTACCGGAAGCGTGATATGTGTCAAGACCTAGTTCCTGAAAGGCAATCAGTGTGTGAAGCTAGGGCTCAAGCCTGGCTGCATTTTCTCATAGTTCAATTGTCCCATTGGAAATGGACTTGAAAGGCCTCCCTGTACAGAAAAAATGAAGGGATCCCAAAAATGAAGAATCTGCCTTACTATATATTTGAAATGAAATGAGCatccctcgcaaaaaaaaaaaagagcatagTTTCCTCAAAACAAACGAATATATAAAAAGAAAAGCTAATAAATCTCACTCCAAGTGTTTTAGAGGGCTCTAACATGTCAATTCCGGTGTCTTTAAATTTGTGCGTCAGGATAGTGAGTGCTTATGTGGTAAAAAAGTCAAGCATTTTTATAGCATCTTAACACCTGCATTTCTGTTCGTACCTTAGTTACAGTTAGTTCATATTGGAACTACAGTTAGTTCAAGACCTGAATTTGACCGGTAGAAAGCGTTACTTGTTAGGGAATGACGAGTTATTAGGGAGTGTTAGTGTTTGCGCGCGCATCGACTAGTGAACTTGCTCCATTTCTAGGTGACGAAACGGAACCCACACAGCTACAAGAGGAGAATCGAATTCGCAAGCCCAGGCACACTATTCTAGCGCTGAAAGCATCAACAAGTCAGTAGAAAGGCCGTCGACGTTGGACGGGAAGAGGGAAACAAGAGAGATACCTgctggggccggcggcggcggcgccggagcagcCGGCGGGGGTCCCCTAGGGGGCGAGCCCATCGCCGGAGGCTGCGGACGGGCGGGCGCACAGGGGGCGATGCGGCGCGAGGGCACTGGGAATGGAGAAGTCCTAGAACCGCGGTGTGGCTTAGGGCAGCCCGCGCTCTCCGGTCGCCGCACGCACCGGCTTACGGGTCCCGGCGGCGAGAATGGCTGGCTGGGTTGGGTTCCTTCGCCTCGCCggcgagaggagagagaaataaGCGAGACGTGCGGTGGGCCGAAAAGGCCAGGTAATTTGTGGCCCGTTATGCTGGGCCGGGCCCATTATCCTCATCTCAACTTCTCAATCGGCTCGGATCATCCTCGCCATGGCATTGCTCAGGTCATCGCAGGATTTTCAGGACGATGCACCGAGAAATCCCGTCGTTGGCAACACGAATCGCATTGCATCAGTGGCGACTACCAGCACGGCCTTCCTTCTCCTCCGGTCATCGATGGCTCCAGTACTCGTTCACAGCAACTAAATTGATGGCCATGTTTTCCAACCCAAAGCATATATTTCACCGTCAGGTGATACAGGTCCTCTGAACGCACGTGCCCGTATATATTTTTCCGACGGAGGAGAGGTTGGTCTGACGGTGGACAGACTAACAATTGACGCTGGCGTGTCTGCATTTTCTCCTGCTACTGCTTCGTACTGTAGCAAGGAAGAAATCGTCGGCTCAGAGAGCCCTGCCATTGGAGTTGGAGCTGCCCATGAATTGAATTTTCGACAGATGGGACTATTGGTCCCGTGGACTGATGAAATCTTTTGGCGTCAGGTCTCTCCTCTCCAGCAGTCCAGCTCTGGTATGTTCATTCGGTACAAAGAAAGTCCTTTTTCTCCTAGTGGTCTGATGGGCTGCAGAAGTAAAACCCTGTCAAATTTTGATGGGCTGCAGAAGTAAAACCCTGTCTAGTGGTCCTTTCTCCTACTTCTAGTGTACTCTACAATATAATAAAAATAGTAACATTTCCTCTAAAGTTTCCATTCTAGGTAAATAAAAGTTTGATACTACTCTCTCGGTCCTGAAATGTAAGACATTTTACTTTATCCTAAGTCAAAATAGTCtaaatttgactaaatttatagagAAGAATATTAGCAtcatcaaataagtaaattatgaaaattcATTCCATGATGGATTTAACTATTCTCAATTGATATTCAAAATATCATTACTCTTTTCTATAAACACGGTCAAACTTAAAATAGTTGACTTAGGCCAAACTAAAGTACCTTACATTccaagacggagggagtatatcttAGCGTCATTTCTTAGGAGCCGCAAGTCAATTTGTTGCTAGATACATTTTACCTACAACAATAGACTAAAAGCATTTACAAAAT is drawn from Panicum virgatum strain AP13 chromosome 1N, P.virgatum_v5, whole genome shotgun sequence and contains these coding sequences:
- the LOC120653555 gene encoding uncharacterized protein LOC120653555, producing MRRSDPVKGGAGSAAEGDTELPHHGWDLLLLAMDGSMRRGVDDWDPCVNELERDGRPNLTTLRPRPTDGIFANPPVGPEASSSPPPFARHISPFSPPRSVLAVLPSLRADEEVSDPKALLEERSKAKCVSQWYEYQKCVKRIENDETGHKHCTGQYFDYWKCVDKNVAEKLFDLLK
- the LOC120656002 gene encoding histone H3.2 encodes the protein MARTKQTARKSTGGKAPRKQLATKAARKSAPATGGVKKPHRFRPGTVALREIRKYQKSTELLIRKLPFQRLVREIAQDFKTDLRFQSSAVAALQEAAEAYLVGLFEDTNLCAIHAKRVTIMPKDIQLARRIRGERA